From the Psychrobacillus sp. FSL K6-4046 genome, one window contains:
- a CDS encoding DUF2185 domain-containing protein → MDNKNDAYGGFMVSKNVLNGVPIRYSFREPSSIPQLNGWNLFSELDDDEYVNNPDNFVIVNAETIYSLAPQMLEIFDAPYGTDLFWVYEENVHIGFYDLVADKITSIEQILA, encoded by the coding sequence ATGGATAATAAAAATGATGCATATGGCGGCTTCATGGTTTCTAAAAACGTCTTGAATGGAGTGCCAATCAGATATAGCTTTAGAGAACCGAGTTCTATACCTCAGTTAAACGGCTGGAATCTTTTCTCGGAGTTAGACGATGATGAATATGTAAACAATCCGGATAACTTTGTCATTGTGAATGCTGAAACTATTTATTCTTTAGCACCACAGATGCTAGAAATTTTTGATGCTCCTTACGGGACCGATTTGTTTTGGGTTTATGAAGAAAACGTACACATCGGTTTTTATGATTTGGTGGCAGATAAGATAACGTCAATTGAACAGATTCTAGCGTAG
- a CDS encoding iron ABC transporter permease: MRKVGFVLLIVVLITILYGLNTGSLKIAPFDVIKTLLGQGTDIWEMILFDYRLPRICITVLAGFGLGVAGAIFQGITRNPLADPGVLGIHAGAGVGLMIYMTYFTSLNTLPALTIPLFTFAGGIVAATLIMLFAYEKGKGLLPNRLLLVGIAIAAGFNAVTLYLSLQLDEKTYSFAASWLLGNIWGRDWIHVYALLPWILLLIPIVYMKSKTLNSFSLGDSLAMSIGTRVNDERIKLLGLAVALSCASVAMTGGIGFIGLVAPHIARRLVGPAHEYLLPISGLVGVVILVLSDTIARSIFEPSAIPAGVIVSAIGAPYFLYLLFKAKKY, encoded by the coding sequence ATGAGAAAAGTTGGATTTGTTCTATTGATAGTGGTTCTGATCACCATATTATATGGGTTGAATACAGGCTCTTTAAAAATAGCTCCTTTTGATGTTATAAAAACATTGCTTGGACAAGGTACGGATATATGGGAAATGATTTTATTCGACTATCGTTTACCGAGAATCTGTATAACAGTATTAGCGGGCTTTGGGCTTGGCGTTGCAGGTGCAATTTTTCAAGGCATTACCCGAAACCCATTAGCTGACCCAGGTGTTTTAGGTATCCATGCAGGAGCAGGCGTCGGCTTAATGATTTATATGACATATTTTACTTCCTTAAATACACTACCTGCTCTTACGATTCCTTTGTTTACATTTGCAGGGGGTATAGTGGCAGCCACGTTGATCATGTTGTTTGCTTATGAAAAAGGGAAAGGCCTTTTGCCTAATAGATTATTGCTAGTAGGTATAGCAATTGCAGCAGGATTTAATGCAGTTACCTTATATTTATCCCTCCAGTTAGATGAAAAAACTTATTCATTCGCAGCTAGCTGGCTACTAGGTAATATTTGGGGGAGAGACTGGATTCATGTGTATGCGCTGTTGCCGTGGATTCTATTGCTTATACCTATTGTATATATGAAAAGTAAGACGTTAAATAGCTTTTCTCTAGGTGACTCCTTAGCTATGAGTATTGGGACAAGAGTGAATGATGAACGGATTAAATTGTTAGGACTTGCGGTTGCCTTATCTTGTGCAAGTGTGGCGATGACTGGAGGAATTGGATTCATAGGTCTTGTGGCACCTCATATTGCAAGAAGATTAGTAGGCCCAGCTCACGAATATTTATTGCCAATTTCGGGATTGGTAGGGGTAGTAATTTTAGTGTTATCCGATACGATAGCCCGCTCTATATTTGAACCTAGCGCAATTCCTGCAGGAGTGATTGTCTCGGCGATTGGAGCTCCATACTTTCTATACTTGCTATTCAAAGCAAAAAAATACTAA
- a CDS encoding DEAD/DEAH box helicase encodes MNSTINEKKIKELCGITAFKKGKAYFLADKVHLHPSPKDEKVMKATVKAGENFIVTIKADSVGEIVATCTCPPVGFVSTYCQHIAAALISLDEKQRMDGYLAERMLNLFEKKTSPPTGKQLHFDERKILEMEFTCCTVPLEGGAYGFGIQLTVGPEPFQEIKQVAKFLYEMERRRPFEYSPGYFYAPEVFSFTRETDDVLQILMKSQRVNSKALIQDDILLMSATDWDRLLPLLIKAPRVKFLHDDFYYEGIQLGQELPIRFEFDEAKKPDYQLNVKGLDMVTVYRSYGYAFSKGVLYKLQPEETSRLAELKSMLDQSGKHELIILENNIDQFMKTVLPGLMKLGQVYIAEPISKRMGETPLKAKLFLDRVKNRLLAGLEFHYGHLLVNPCEETEESFTHFPGIRRQREKELEIMKLLLDCGFTQTPGGFYLMDEEEEYNFLYYVLPNVEKWVQVYASTAVKLRVVKEYTGPKIRIEMKERTEWLEFRFELDGIKEKEIQQLMTAIEEKRRFYRIPNGNLVSLETPEFVDLARFMEDMEVSSEHFRDGMQVPVLKGMQIAQTLSRGDLLEPGQRFAKLLRNLNEPENLEEDVPLGLENVLRDYQKAGFRWFKLMASYGFGGILADDMGLGKTLQSIAFIESVLSESRVRKQPILVVTPASLLYNWKNELGKFTPHIDVQIIDGSKADRNVAWKAGIEADVLVTSYPSLRMDTECYRDLFFHTVFFDEAQAFKNPMTKTARAVKMLQAKHRFALTGTPIENSLDELWSIFYVVFPGLLPNRREFSEMRREHIAKQVRPFILRRMKTDVLQELPKKTEMVIYSELQVEQKKLYAAHLAELKHDALKHLKKKTFRKNRIKFLAGLTRLRQLCCHPALFVEGYEGSSAKYEQLMEILEDCRMTGRRVLVFSQFTQMLAIIRRQLIKQGAPYFYIDGQTPPVDRVSLCERFNNGEGDLFLVSLKAGGTGLNLTGADTVILYDLWWNPAVEQQAADRAHRMGQTNEVQVIRLVAKGTIEEKITQLQHRKQNLIEEVIHSGQDILAGMNEEDILEVLMGE; translated from the coding sequence ATGAATAGTACGATAAACGAAAAGAAAATTAAAGAACTATGTGGCATTACTGCTTTTAAAAAGGGTAAGGCTTATTTTCTTGCGGATAAGGTGCATCTTCATCCTAGCCCTAAAGATGAAAAGGTGATGAAAGCTACTGTAAAGGCAGGAGAGAATTTTATTGTCACTATAAAAGCTGACTCCGTTGGAGAGATTGTGGCCACTTGTACATGTCCCCCTGTCGGTTTTGTTTCCACCTATTGTCAGCATATTGCGGCTGCTCTCATCTCACTCGATGAAAAGCAACGAATGGATGGTTATTTGGCAGAAAGAATGCTAAATCTATTTGAAAAAAAGACCTCACCACCTACAGGAAAGCAGCTGCACTTTGATGAAAGAAAGATACTGGAGATGGAGTTCACGTGCTGTACAGTTCCTTTGGAGGGAGGGGCTTACGGATTCGGTATACAGTTAACTGTTGGCCCCGAACCATTTCAAGAAATAAAGCAGGTAGCAAAATTTCTCTATGAAATGGAAAGAAGAAGACCTTTCGAATATTCGCCAGGCTACTTCTATGCACCGGAGGTCTTTAGCTTTACAAGGGAAACGGATGACGTACTTCAAATATTAATGAAAAGTCAGCGCGTAAATAGTAAGGCATTAATACAGGACGATATTTTGCTTATGTCGGCCACCGATTGGGATAGACTTCTCCCTTTACTCATAAAAGCACCGAGAGTTAAGTTTCTACATGATGATTTTTACTATGAAGGTATTCAACTTGGTCAAGAGCTGCCGATACGTTTTGAATTTGATGAAGCGAAGAAGCCTGACTATCAGTTGAACGTAAAAGGTCTCGATATGGTGACCGTATACAGATCCTATGGCTACGCATTTTCTAAAGGGGTGCTATACAAGCTACAGCCGGAGGAGACAAGCAGACTGGCAGAACTAAAAAGCATGCTGGACCAATCTGGTAAGCATGAGCTAATCATTCTAGAGAACAATATCGACCAATTCATGAAAACAGTTCTACCAGGCTTGATGAAGCTAGGTCAGGTCTACATAGCGGAGCCTATCTCTAAAAGGATGGGAGAAACTCCTCTAAAGGCGAAGCTGTTTCTCGATAGGGTGAAAAATCGCCTGCTTGCTGGCTTAGAGTTCCATTACGGCCATCTGCTAGTCAATCCCTGTGAGGAAACAGAGGAGTCATTCACCCATTTTCCTGGTATACGGCGTCAAAGAGAGAAGGAGCTCGAAATCATGAAGCTCTTGTTGGACTGCGGGTTCACCCAAACGCCAGGGGGATTTTACTTAATGGATGAGGAAGAAGAATATAACTTCCTGTATTATGTATTGCCAAATGTTGAAAAGTGGGTGCAGGTATACGCTTCTACTGCTGTGAAATTACGGGTAGTGAAGGAATATACAGGTCCAAAGATAAGGATTGAGATGAAGGAAAGAACCGAGTGGCTAGAGTTTCGCTTTGAGCTAGACGGTATAAAGGAAAAAGAAATTCAACAGCTGATGACAGCCATTGAAGAAAAAAGAAGATTTTATCGGATACCAAACGGGAATCTAGTGTCGCTTGAAACACCTGAATTTGTAGACCTTGCAAGATTCATGGAGGACATGGAGGTAAGCAGTGAACATTTTCGGGACGGGATGCAGGTTCCTGTTCTAAAGGGGATGCAGATTGCACAGACACTAAGTCGAGGGGATCTACTTGAGCCAGGACAAAGATTTGCTAAGCTCCTTAGGAATCTAAATGAGCCGGAGAACCTGGAAGAGGATGTACCATTAGGGTTAGAAAATGTATTACGAGACTACCAAAAGGCGGGCTTCAGATGGTTTAAACTGATGGCATCATATGGTTTTGGAGGTATACTCGCAGACGATATGGGGCTAGGGAAAACACTTCAAAGCATTGCCTTTATTGAATCGGTGCTATCAGAATCTCGTGTTCGAAAACAGCCCATATTGGTCGTTACGCCTGCATCACTCCTCTATAATTGGAAAAACGAGCTAGGCAAGTTTACTCCACATATAGATGTACAAATCATCGATGGCAGTAAGGCAGACAGAAATGTGGCATGGAAAGCTGGGATAGAGGCTGATGTCCTCGTCACCTCCTATCCTTCCCTACGAATGGACACAGAGTGTTATAGAGATCTTTTCTTTCATACTGTATTTTTTGATGAGGCACAGGCTTTTAAAAATCCAATGACAAAAACAGCTCGGGCAGTGAAGATGCTACAGGCCAAGCATCGATTTGCACTTACCGGGACACCAATAGAAAACTCTTTAGACGAGCTTTGGTCTATTTTCTATGTTGTATTTCCTGGTCTATTGCCAAACAGAAGAGAATTCAGTGAGATGAGAAGAGAGCATATCGCCAAACAAGTTCGCCCATTTATATTGCGGCGTATGAAAACGGATGTTTTACAAGAGCTGCCTAAGAAAACGGAAATGGTCATCTATTCCGAACTGCAGGTCGAGCAAAAGAAACTATATGCCGCACACCTAGCAGAGCTTAAGCATGATGCCCTTAAACATTTAAAGAAAAAAACCTTCCGGAAGAATCGCATTAAATTTCTCGCTGGGCTAACTAGATTACGACAATTGTGCTGTCACCCAGCCCTCTTTGTAGAAGGCTATGAAGGGAGCTCCGCTAAATATGAGCAGTTAATGGAGATTTTAGAGGATTGCCGAATGACAGGTAGACGAGTGCTTGTTTTTTCTCAGTTTACTCAAATGCTAGCCATTATCCGTAGACAGCTCATTAAGCAGGGGGCACCATACTTTTATATAGATGGACAAACCCCTCCAGTGGATCGTGTCAGTCTATGCGAACGATTTAACAACGGAGAGGGAGACTTGTTCCTCGTGTCATTGAAGGCAGGGGGAACAGGGCTTAATCTCACCGGAGCAGATACCGTGATATTATATGACCTTTGGTGGAATCCAGCAGTGGAGCAGCAAGCAGCAGATCGTGCTCACCGCATGGGCCAAACAAATGAGGTTCAAGTCATTCGATTGGTAGCAAAAGGCACCATTGAAGAAAAAATTACACAGCTCCAGCATAGAAAACAAAATCTAATAGAAGAAGTAATCCATTCCGGACAAGATATA
- a CDS encoding T7SS effector LXG polymorphic toxin — MKILDVDLLENGLQRIGNQQERLRAEMTAIQQSIEVLIAMDEVLKGKGGTAIRSFYEECHLPLHQTFQLFSQHFSETLVNINNALESLESSTEGYIVETYLEGEIETGLTSISQLTSDLTNQSNDIMNQVSDIVPLPHLDDSLVQEGVSNARKSKDETIDKLHEFDSSQKNALSSIEEGINLMNQWVSMIESLFLSGRTDMRFETNQWKALTLNSELKDIVDSKTYPMITCTAGDNVDELIGTEIDPEILSIMENGRIKSVEGEPDETMLFVRYHAYDNGLIVKEFQKIESDQIQYEIVSKVEEAQESEDKNGFEMVADFLIMDDIRTLTDPNASFLDKGIAAASVIPIPVGKLVKGGSAAVKAIDNAADASKAADKVRDASKIVDELPPIENGPYIKNGKPRGRPQLSGDKKLEFERKVYDDNVGPDGILRDPNTMEVLDWKPGQPRRGAVDFGHRQGYEYHPMFEKYRNREITLDELKEFQFNPENFRIESPGANRSRKFEGK; from the coding sequence ATGAAAATATTAGATGTAGACTTATTAGAAAATGGACTTCAGCGGATTGGGAATCAACAGGAGAGATTAAGAGCTGAAATGACTGCTATACAGCAATCGATCGAGGTATTAATTGCTATGGACGAAGTACTGAAAGGGAAAGGAGGAACAGCGATAAGGTCCTTCTATGAAGAGTGTCACCTCCCTCTTCATCAAACCTTTCAATTGTTTTCTCAACATTTTTCAGAAACCTTAGTGAATATAAATAATGCTTTAGAATCACTGGAGTCAAGCACAGAAGGCTATATAGTGGAAACGTATTTGGAGGGTGAAATAGAGACAGGGCTGACGAGTATCTCACAACTCACTAGTGATTTAACTAACCAATCAAATGACATTATGAATCAAGTTAGCGATATTGTACCCCTTCCTCACTTAGATGATAGTCTGGTGCAAGAAGGAGTAAGTAATGCAAGAAAAAGTAAAGATGAAACGATAGACAAGCTTCATGAGTTTGATTCCTCTCAAAAAAATGCATTATCCTCTATAGAGGAAGGTATTAATTTAATGAATCAATGGGTTTCTATGATTGAATCATTATTTTTATCCGGACGTACAGATATGAGATTTGAGACGAACCAATGGAAAGCATTGACGTTGAACAGTGAATTAAAAGATATAGTAGATTCGAAGACCTATCCAATGATTACTTGTACTGCAGGAGACAATGTAGACGAATTAATAGGGACAGAGATTGATCCGGAGATACTGAGCATTATGGAAAATGGTAGAATTAAATCAGTTGAAGGGGAACCGGATGAAACTATGTTGTTTGTCAGGTATCATGCTTATGACAATGGACTTATCGTAAAAGAGTTTCAAAAAATTGAATCCGATCAAATTCAATATGAAATAGTATCCAAGGTAGAAGAAGCACAGGAGTCAGAGGATAAAAACGGTTTTGAAATGGTCGCTGATTTTCTGATTATGGATGATATCAGAACATTAACAGATCCAAATGCATCTTTTTTAGATAAAGGAATAGCTGCCGCCTCTGTTATCCCTATTCCTGTTGGAAAACTTGTAAAAGGCGGTTCGGCAGCAGTCAAAGCTATAGACAACGCTGCTGATGCTTCAAAGGCAGCAGATAAGGTTAGAGATGCTTCTAAAATTGTAGATGAGTTACCTCCTATAGAAAATGGACCATATATAAAAAATGGAAAACCACGTGGAAGACCACAATTATCAGGTGACAAAAAATTAGAATTTGAACGGAAGGTATATGACGACAATGTTGGACCTGATGGCATTTTACGTGATCCAAATACAATGGAGGTCCTTGACTGGAAGCCTGGTCAACCAAGAAGAGGTGCAGTAGACTTTGGACATCGCCAAGGTTATGAGTATCATCCTATGTTTGAAAAATATAGAAATCGTGAAATAACTTTAGACGAGTTGAAAGAGTTCCAATTTAATCCCGAAAACTTTAGGATAGAGAGTCCTGGAGCAAATAGGAGTCGTAAATTCGAAGGGAAATGA
- a CDS encoding ankyrin repeat domain-containing protein, which translates to MKITNVFDAVLKGTFEDFKSFYNGEVNQINPHSKLNLLSTAMLNYEKPNDKLEIIQYLLENSVDISFTDSLYKRNALHTFFFNVMKGPQEYMEQVVRLLVENGVEVNGLDKFNSIPLKYAITVNKNTTEDMKGIYSYLVEKGSDVNIKDTFNKSIVDYAKEFPWRNEFLEIVKEYEHG; encoded by the coding sequence ATGAAAATAACAAATGTGTTTGATGCAGTACTAAAAGGAACCTTTGAGGATTTTAAAAGTTTCTATAATGGAGAAGTAAATCAGATAAATCCACATAGCAAGTTAAATTTATTGTCTACCGCAATGCTTAATTATGAGAAACCCAATGATAAGCTGGAGATTATTCAGTATCTATTAGAAAATAGTGTAGATATTTCTTTTACAGATTCTCTATATAAAAGGAATGCTCTACATACTTTCTTTTTTAACGTTATGAAAGGCCCACAAGAATATATGGAACAAGTTGTGAGACTGCTAGTGGAAAATGGTGTAGAAGTAAACGGTTTAGATAAGTTCAATTCGATTCCCTTAAAGTATGCGATAACAGTTAATAAAAATACTACAGAGGATATGAAAGGGATTTATTCTTATTTAGTGGAAAAGGGATCTGATGTGAACATTAAGGATACCTTTAATAAATCAATAGTAGACTACGCAAAAGAGTTTCCTTGGAGAAATGAATTTTTGGAAATAGTAAAGGAGTATGAGCATGGATAA
- a CDS encoding ABC transporter ATP-binding protein: MINNFQTKDLSIAYDKKIIVDDLNISIPIGKVTALVGANGSGKSTILKTIARLLEPQSGQVLLDGEAIHTFSTKEIAKRLAILPQNPIAPDGLTVSELVAYGRYPHQKAFSTNTKQDFEIIQWSMEATGLIEFQNRPVDELSGGQRQRAWIALALAQKTNILLLDEPTTFLDMGHQLEVLKLIQKLNREEQCTIVMVVHDLNHATRFADHIICIKEGKVVSKGNPHEVVTEEVMKDVFQIEATIWIEPKTGVPICIPMDVIGEEK, translated from the coding sequence ATGATAAATAACTTTCAAACAAAAGATCTATCAATAGCCTACGATAAAAAAATAATTGTAGATGATTTAAATATTTCTATTCCAATCGGAAAAGTTACTGCATTGGTAGGAGCGAATGGCTCTGGGAAATCAACGATATTAAAAACGATTGCTCGTTTACTAGAGCCTCAGAGTGGCCAAGTTTTGCTGGATGGGGAAGCCATCCATACCTTCTCTACTAAAGAGATCGCAAAGAGATTAGCAATATTACCACAGAACCCAATTGCACCAGACGGATTGACGGTCAGTGAGCTAGTTGCTTATGGAAGATATCCACATCAGAAGGCATTCAGTACAAATACAAAGCAAGACTTTGAAATTATCCAATGGTCAATGGAAGCTACAGGTTTAATAGAATTTCAAAATCGTCCAGTAGATGAGCTGTCGGGCGGTCAAAGGCAGCGAGCATGGATCGCCCTGGCGCTAGCTCAAAAAACAAATATTTTATTGTTAGACGAACCCACGACTTTTTTAGATATGGGTCATCAGTTAGAGGTTCTAAAGCTTATCCAAAAACTAAATCGAGAAGAGCAATGTACTATTGTGATGGTTGTACATGACTTAAACCATGCCACTCGTTTTGCAGATCATATTATATGTATTAAAGAAGGTAAAGTGGTCAGTAAAGGAAATCCCCACGAGGTTGTGACAGAGGAAGTTATGAAGGACGTGTTTCAAATTGAAGCTACTATTTGGATTGAACCAAAAACAGGGGTTCCGATATGTATTCCAATGGATGTGATAGGTGAAGAGAAGTGA
- a CDS encoding ABC transporter substrate-binding protein yields the protein MKKILVIMTALLLLLLAACGSETKDDTTTDKKSESAVDETVTTDEYDKKVASISIFLTGDLMALGITPDGTTTSDYLPLDPERFPSTEYLGFTKEPDMEALIAMQPDEIFIDAEFAEKHGLDKYEAIATTHVINLDEGRWKDHLLNIAEIADRKETAEEFIADYDAQVEKVATLAKEKIGDGTVMAVRVSAKGIRVYGMERPLGPILFEDLKFTPANGVNQIDGNWENISKEVLPDFNADTMFVLVSSVDEGSEEVFEELQNDPIWQSLNAVKNDQVFVIGENPWLDYSAYGNKLALENLQDILESK from the coding sequence ATGAAAAAAATATTAGTTATAATGACAGCATTGCTGCTATTGTTGTTAGCTGCATGTGGTTCAGAGACAAAAGATGATACAACGACAGATAAAAAAAGTGAGTCAGCAGTTGATGAAACAGTAACAACTGATGAATATGATAAAAAAGTAGCCTCTATCTCCATCTTTTTAACGGGAGATTTAATGGCTTTAGGAATTACTCCAGATGGAACGACAACGAGTGATTACTTACCACTTGATCCGGAGCGTTTCCCTTCTACAGAATATCTAGGTTTCACAAAAGAGCCAGATATGGAAGCTTTGATTGCCATGCAACCTGATGAAATCTTTATCGATGCAGAGTTTGCAGAGAAGCATGGTTTAGATAAATACGAAGCAATTGCAACGACACATGTGATTAACCTAGACGAAGGTCGATGGAAGGATCATCTGCTAAATATCGCTGAAATTGCGGACCGTAAAGAAACAGCAGAGGAATTTATCGCTGACTATGATGCTCAAGTAGAGAAGGTCGCTACTCTAGCTAAAGAAAAAATTGGTGATGGCACTGTAATGGCAGTGCGAGTATCTGCTAAAGGTATTCGTGTCTATGGGATGGAACGACCACTTGGTCCAATCCTATTTGAAGACTTGAAATTTACTCCTGCCAACGGTGTAAATCAAATAGATGGCAATTGGGAAAATATTTCGAAGGAAGTACTCCCTGATTTCAATGCGGACACAATGTTTGTCCTAGTTTCTTCTGTTGATGAAGGTAGTGAGGAAGTTTTTGAAGAGCTACAAAACGATCCTATCTGGCAAAGTCTAAATGCTGTTAAAAATGACCAAGTATTTGTTATAGGTGAAAATCCATGGTTAGATTATTCAGCTTATGGAAACAAATTGGCATTAGAAAATTTACAAGATATTTTAGAGTCTAAATAA
- a CDS encoding iron ABC transporter permease has translation MDDKTTDLYCKESNRRFYVTFFISVLLLLVSMLFAFSFGAKSLPLETVWNALWKGSQDNIDYQVLQFVRFPRVLAAALVGAAFAVAGALMQGVTRNPLADVGVLGINAGAAFVVALTFVFFPQLPFSALMVLSFLGAACTTMLIFLLGMNSPGGLTPIKLTLAGTVIASMLHSLTSGIAIYFELSQDLAFWYAGGVAGVEWAQFLLIAPILLIVLMFSMLLGKPLSLMAMGEEIATNLGLNTKRIRLLAVLCALLLAGVSVSAVGSIAFVGLVIPHISRKLVGVDYRFVLPMSAVLGAFLLVVADLVARTIDPPKEFAIGVIVAMIGVPFFLFIARREKRRL, from the coding sequence ATAGATGATAAAACAACGGATCTTTATTGTAAGGAAAGCAATAGAAGGTTTTATGTGACCTTTTTTATAAGTGTATTGTTGTTACTCGTTAGCATGCTGTTTGCATTTTCCTTTGGTGCAAAAAGCTTGCCCTTGGAAACGGTTTGGAATGCTCTTTGGAAAGGTAGTCAAGACAATATAGATTATCAAGTTCTTCAGTTTGTTCGGTTTCCTCGAGTATTAGCTGCTGCGTTAGTAGGGGCTGCCTTTGCAGTGGCAGGCGCTTTAATGCAAGGAGTAACTAGAAACCCTTTAGCTGATGTCGGAGTTCTAGGTATTAACGCTGGAGCAGCCTTTGTTGTTGCCCTTACGTTTGTCTTCTTTCCGCAGCTTCCATTCTCTGCCCTTATGGTTCTTTCGTTCCTAGGGGCAGCCTGTACGACCATGCTCATTTTTTTACTTGGTATGAACTCCCCAGGTGGGCTAACGCCAATTAAGCTCACACTGGCTGGCACCGTGATCGCCTCTATGCTTCATTCTTTAACTTCTGGTATAGCTATTTACTTTGAGCTTAGTCAAGACTTGGCATTTTGGTATGCAGGTGGAGTTGCAGGAGTGGAGTGGGCGCAGTTTTTATTAATCGCACCTATTTTGCTTATTGTTTTAATGTTCTCTATGCTGCTTGGTAAGCCTTTATCATTGATGGCTATGGGAGAAGAAATAGCTACTAATTTAGGCTTAAATACAAAGAGAATACGATTGCTTGCTGTGTTATGTGCCTTGTTGTTGGCTGGAGTCTCTGTTTCCGCAGTTGGTTCCATCGCTTTCGTAGGATTAGTCATTCCACATATTTCTCGGAAGCTAGTAGGGGTAGATTATCGATTTGTCCTTCCGATGAGCGCAGTACTTGGAGCTTTTTTGTTAGTAGTTGCTGATTTGGTTGCACGAACCATTGATCCACCGAAGGAATTTGCTATAGGTGTTATCGTTGCCATGATTGGTGTTCCTTTCTTTTTATTTATTGCTAGAAGGGAAAAGAGACGACTATGA